From one Pieris brassicae chromosome 5, ilPieBrab1.1, whole genome shotgun sequence genomic stretch:
- the LOC123709892 gene encoding SWI/SNF-related matrix-associated actin-dependent regulator of chromatin subfamily A containing DEAD/H box 1 homolog, producing MSESTSPSVLSYLRQYRFQRKPTPGSSGTITVIRPSGSQSQIRMPAPTTSNGPIVYKRIRIPDSDSDDAGSPAKRPVIVELTTAIKERRFRNMVEMFPDISPLFVKNTLVKHGWNEEKTRDELLKHDPESDDKPATSSFFGSRPGFSGVSRVNGTTIIRVTNSQGQTAIVRKKVMPKVGGVRRGSSGSEDDDYGVRKGKDDKVYDSDDSDNEITDDLIGDKRKVFEFLNTSSFNELSLLSGCSQKKAEAIIAQRPFRGWLDMVQKFNDNKMLSTDLLNSTQELLCTRNNIQRLMKKCVGLAQQLEAAVAAGAGRLTQPGILDSSLTLAPYQLVGLNWLAVLHKQGVSGILADEMGLGKTVQVISFLAHLKETGQAKGTHLIVVPASTLDNWSTELARWVPSFRVSKYYGPPEERRLLRIEYAKRLDQYDVVLTTYTMVSSCPEERKMFRITPMHYVIYDEAHMLKNMATQRYDNLLKIKSKHRLLLTGTPLQNNLIELMSLLCFVMPHMFSGKTDDLKNLFQKNSKAKATKKATEKKEDDVPPFEQSQITQAKRIMKPFVLRRLKADVLQDLPKKTNHMVPCAMSDRQQKLYKELIAAFSSSKDGMVHATTEQSGMSMMMDMRKLANHPLLLRYHYLDTQVRQIAARLARDPGYKEKNEQYAYEDLLCLSDFQIHLLTLQYPCIKSFSVPSSLIEDSGKFKKLDEMLPKLKEEGHRVLIFSQFTMMLDILEPYLQLRRYRYIRLDGSTAVNDRQELIDQYNSEDIFVFLLSTKAGGLGINLTAADTVIIHDIDFNPYNDKQAEDRCHRMGQTRPVNIYRLLSAGTIEEGIYQVAQEKLTLEKHVTGVDENEPTEQKNVVRLLSAALGITSPTK from the exons ATGTCGGAGAGTACTAGCCCTAGTGTGTTAAGTTATTTGCGACAATATAGATTTCAACGAAAACCTACACCTGGTTCTAGTGGAACAATCACAGTTATAAGACCGTCAGGTTCtc AGTCTCAGATAAGAATGCCAGCTCCAACTACATCAAATGGTCCAATTGTATATAAGAGAATAAGGATACCCGATTCAGATTCTGATGATGCAGGCTCCCCAGCAAAAAGACCGGTTATAGTGGAACTAACTACAGCAATAAAAGAACGAAGATTTAGAAATATGGTTGAAATGTTTCCAGATATATCACCATTG tttgttaaaaatacattagttAAACATGGCTGGAATGAAGAGAAAACTCGTGATGAGCTACTAAAGCATGATCCTGAGAGTGATGATAAACCAGCCACATCCAGCTTCTTTGGCTCAAGGCCAGGGTTTTCTGGTGTATCCAGGGTTAATGGGACCACAATAATAAGGGTAACAAACAGTCAGGGGCAAACTGCTATTGTAAGAAAAAAAGTCATGCCTAAAGTTGGCGGCGTCCGACGAGGTAGTAGTGGTAGTGAGGATGATGACTACGGTGTTAGGAAAGGCAAAGACGATAAAGTCTATGATAG tgATGATTCGGATAATGAAATAACAGATGATCTCATTGGAGACAAACGAAAAGTTTTTGAATTCCTTAACACCAGCAGTTTCAATGAACTGTCACTGCTTAGCGGTTGCTCACAAAAGAAAGCTGAGGCTATCATTGCCCAGAGGCCGTTCCGGGGATGGTTAGATATG gtacaaaaatttaatgacaACAAAATGCTGAGTACAGATCTATTAAATTCAACCCAAGAGTTGCTCTGCACTAGGAATAATATACAACGTTTGATGAAGAAATGTGTAGGTTTAGCCCAACAGTTGGAGGCTGCCGTTGCTGCTGGAGCGGGAAGACTAACACAACCTGGAATTTTAGATTctag TTTAACGCTAGCTCCATATCAATTAGTGGGTTTGAATTGGCTTGCCGTGTTGCATAAGCAGGGTGTCTCTGGTATCTTAGCCGATGAGATGGGTCTAGGAAAGACAGTTCAAGTGATATCCTTCCTCGCACATCTTAAAGAAACAGGACAAGCCAAGGGAACACATTTGATTGTAGTTCCTGCATCTACTTTAG ACAACTGGAGCACTGAGCTTGCCCGTTGGGTTCCCTCATTCCGTGTGAGCAAATACTATGGCCCACCTGAAGAACGTCGCTTGCTACGTATTGAGTACGCCAAACGACTCGACCAATACGATGTGGTCCTTACTAC ATACACAATGGTAAGCAGTTGTCCAGAGGAACGCAAGATGTTTCGTATAACACCCATGCACTACGTGATATACGACGAGGCGCATATGCTCAAGAACATGGCCACGCAACGGTATGACAACCTGCTGAAGATCAAG tcaAAACACAGACTGCTCCTAACCGGTACACCACTTCAGAATAATTTGATAGAACTTATGTCGCTGTTATGCTTTGTGATGCCTCACATGTTCTCTGGAAAGACTGATGACTTGAAGAATCTCTTTCAGAAGAATTCT AAGGCAAAAGCAACGAAAAAAGCGACTGAAAAAAAGGAAGATGATGTACCACCGTTTGAACAAAGCCAGATAACTCAGGCAAAGCGTATTATGAAACCTTTTGTCCTTCGTCGGCTGAAGGCAGATGTCCTTCAAGATCTGCCAAAGAAAACTAATCACATGGTGCCTTGTGCCATGTCTGATAGGCAGCAAAAGCTATACAAGGAACTTATAGCTGCGTTTTCGTCTTCTAAAGATGGAATG gtTCACGCAACGACAGAACAGAGCGGCATGTCAATGATGATGGATATGCGGAAATTGGCGAACCACCCACTTCTCCTCAGATATCATTACCTTGACACCCAAGTCCGACAAATAGCAGCCCGGCTGGCGAGGGACCCGGGGTATAAAGAGAAGAACGAGCAGTACGCCTATGAAGACTTGCTCTGTCTGTCTGATTTTCAGATACATCTTCTGACGTTGCAATATCCT TGTATCAAGTCCTTCTCAGTTCCCTCAAGTTTAATAGAGGACTCTGGAAAATTTAAGAAGTTGGACGAGATGCTTCCCAAGCTGAAAGAGGAGGGTCACCGAGTGCTGATATTCAGCCAGTTTACCATGATGCTGGACATCTTGGAACCTTACTTGCAGCTCAGAAGATACCGGTATATCCGGCTAGATGGCAGCACTGCTGTCAATGATAG GCAAGAATTAATAGACCAATACAATAGCGAAGATATTTTCGTGTTCCTTCTATCGACGAAGGCTGGTGGATTGGGGATTAACCTCACGGCAGCTGACACAGTCATAATTCACGATATTGACTTCAATCCTTATAATGATAAACAGGCTGAAGATAG ATGTCATAGAATGGGTCAAACTCGTCCTGTGAACATTTATAGACTGTTGAGTGCTGGCACAATCGAGGAAGGCATCTATCAAGTAGCACAAGAGAAGCTGACCTTAGAAAAGCATGTTACTGGAGTTGACG aaaaCGAACCTACAGAGCAAAAGAACGTCGTACGTTTGTTGTCAGCTGCCTTAGGAATAACATCACCAACCAAATga